From Vicinamibacterales bacterium:
TTCACGGTCTGGACTAATGTCTTCGACCGTGGGCAGCTGAAACCTGGAGAGAGTGTCCTTGTACACGGCGGGTCCAGTGGTATTGGGACGACTGCAATTCAGCTAGCGTCGGCGTTTGGCGCTCGGGTGTTTGCCACGGCTGGTACGGCCGACAAATGCGCCGCCTGCAAGCGCCTGGGCGCTGAACAGGCTATCAACTATCGTGACGAGGATTTTGTCGAAGTAATTAACACGGTAACTAGTGGCAATGGTGTCGATGTGGTACTGGATATGGTTGGTGGTGACTACACACCGCGCAACATTCGCGTGTTAGCCCCGGATGGTCGTTTAGTGCAGATTGCGATTCTTGGCGGGCCGAAAACAACAATTAACTGGATTCCGATTATGCAGAAGCGACTAATGCTGACAGGATCCACACTAAGGCCCCGTCCCACCGCTGAGAAAGCTGCGATTGCACAGGCTCTACATCAGAATGTGTGGCCTCTCATCGAGCAGGGTCAGGCGCAGCCAGTTATTTATGCGACGTTTACTCTGAAAGAAGCCAGCAAGGCGCACCAACTGATGGAGACCAGTGCGCACATCGGCAAGATCATTCTAACTTCCTAATCAGCAATCACTCGCAAGCACTGTGTACCTGAAACAACGGTGTAGGGGCCTAGGGCTCACTAGTCGATGTCGAAAGACGTACGCGGCCAACGCCGTTTTCAAACACAACCGTCGTTCCAAATGGTTTAGACAGTCTCGCGATGTCGCCTATGATTTTCTCGCCGAGTTTATCGTCGGCAAACATCGGACGACCTCTGACAGTCCGCGGTGTACCGAATCCTAACGTGATTGGGTGGAGACGGAGTTCCGCTAAACGTTTGCCGTCCCATTCAGCGACTGCGACGATCGATTCCCAGATTTCCTGCTGTGCAGGGAACCCTCGTGTGTCATTGTCATAGCGCCGATCGTTGAAATCAGCGATGTGTGCGTTACCGTCTAAATTGTAGGGCTCATAGTTCTCGCTTGGCAGTCGCAGTAACGTTTCGTTTTGAAAGAGGAAGTTCGCGAGGCTGTAAATGATCGGCTTACCATTCCGGATTTCAATCCCACGCACAACGTGTGGACCATGTCCGATGAAAAGATCGGCGCCCGCGTCGATCATGGCGTGGGCAAAGGTAGTCAGAAACTGTGCTGGCACGAACCGGTCACCAGCACCTTCGTGGGCATGGATGGTTAAGATCGTGTAATCGGCCTGCCGA
This genomic window contains:
- a CDS encoding NAD(P)H-quinone oxidoreductase, which encodes MLAIEISRPGGPEVLTAVERPKPIPGRSEILIAVTAAGVNRPDIMQRQGKYPPPPGVSDLPGLEVAGTVAGCGPDVNNWHVGDKICALVPGGGYAEYCVAEASVALPIPTGLDFISAAALPETYFTVWTNVFDRGQLKPGESVLVHGGSSGIGTTAIQLASAFGARVFATAGTADKCAACKRLGAEQAINYRDEDFVEVINTVTSGNGVDVVLDMVGGDYTPRNIRVLAPDGRLVQIAILGGPKTTINWIPIMQKRLMLTGSTLRPRPTAEKAAIAQALHQNVWPLIEQGQAQPVIYATFTLKEASKAHQLMETSAHIGKIILTS